Proteins encoded in a region of the uncultured Sunxiuqinia sp. genome:
- a CDS encoding FecR domain-containing protein codes for MRLKGKIVFEELIQDDQFVLDISDARTSGESISELISQHPEQKDVILLAVEFIRFNNSQQKNVSYQYREELLSSILKEINSSTVKPLKKRKLYRLNALSRIAAIAIILLSVGYWGYVEYNKDIFEDFKQTLSENYIEEGSSKLIMSDGSEYILDDEHSEVIYKDNGKKILINTEEGDKVLLNTSEKVKFNQLVVPFGKMQRLLLSDGSSVVVNSGSKLIYPAEFSGNSRKVFLEGEAFFKVTKREDRMPFLVETENIDIKVLGTEFNVSAYASDKEISTILVTGKVEVSQKNRLLNNPEFVLSPGQACFYSVNEESSLVKEVDTENYVAWMKGYLKFEDQTLENIVRKLKRYYNREIIIEDEQFANIIISGKFALSEDFNSVLYNLSKLLKTNITTDGNDVVIINQK; via the coding sequence ATGAGATTAAAGGGAAAAATAGTGTTTGAAGAATTAATCCAGGATGATCAGTTTGTCCTGGATATTTCAGATGCAAGAACATCTGGAGAATCAATATCAGAATTAATCAGCCAACATCCTGAACAGAAAGACGTAATCTTGTTGGCAGTTGAGTTTATAAGGTTTAATAATTCTCAACAGAAAAATGTTTCCTACCAATATCGCGAAGAACTGCTTTCTTCAATCCTTAAGGAGATAAATAGTAGTACCGTTAAACCTTTGAAAAAACGTAAACTTTATCGACTGAATGCTCTGTCTCGAATAGCAGCTATTGCAATTATCCTGCTTTCGGTTGGTTATTGGGGGTATGTTGAGTACAACAAAGATATCTTCGAGGATTTTAAGCAAACATTAAGTGAGAATTATATTGAAGAAGGCAGTTCTAAACTGATCATGTCTGATGGTTCGGAATATATCTTGGACGATGAACATTCGGAAGTAATATATAAAGACAATGGCAAAAAGATTCTTATCAATACAGAAGAAGGAGATAAAGTACTCCTAAATACAAGCGAAAAAGTAAAATTCAACCAGTTGGTTGTTCCTTTTGGAAAAATGCAAAGGTTGTTGTTGAGTGATGGCTCTTCGGTAGTCGTTAATTCTGGAAGTAAGTTAATTTACCCTGCCGAGTTCAGTGGAAATTCACGAAAAGTTTTTCTTGAAGGTGAGGCTTTCTTTAAGGTGACGAAACGCGAAGATAGAATGCCCTTTTTAGTTGAAACAGAAAATATCGACATTAAGGTGTTGGGTACTGAGTTTAATGTCTCGGCTTACGCTAGCGACAAAGAGATTTCTACAATATTGGTCACCGGGAAAGTTGAGGTATCACAAAAAAATAGATTATTAAACAATCCTGAATTTGTTTTAAGCCCGGGGCAGGCATGTTTTTACAGTGTCAATGAAGAATCTTCGTTAGTAAAAGAAGTAGATACAGAAAATTATGTGGCCTGGATGAAAGGGTACCTTAAGTTTGAAGATCAAACGCTTGAAAATATTGTTCGAAAATTGAAGCGGTATTATAACCGCGAAATCATAATAGAAGACGAGCAATTTGCCAATATTATTATCTCCGGAAAATTCGCTCTTTCTGAAGATTTCAATTCTGTTTTGTATAACCTGAGCAAGCTGTTAAAAACCAACATAACGACTGATGGAAACGATGTAGTAATTATTAACCAAAAATAA
- a CDS encoding TonB-dependent receptor: protein MKLTILIIFVSLVSVSASTYSQSTKFTVNAKDASILEIFEDIEVQSEFVFVYQNETLDNNNRYNIDLKNLTVDEILEILLKDSGTTYEINDRQVIITTKDSIPAKRSNPDSGKGDVDQPKRLTGTVANKDGEPIPGVTVFIKGTTQGTITDLDGNFSIADVPEDAILSVSFIGLKSQEISVAGKNNFKITMQEDTVGIEEVVAIGYGVIKKSDLTGSTTSVNADDFNNGAIMAPEQLMQGKVSGVNITLNSGEPGANSVVRIRGGTSITAGNDPLYVIDGFPVAFSSASFEKADEDRMPSLASNPLNMINPSDIKSIDILKDASATAIYGSRGANGVILITTKSGQKGKSRIEYDSYVSVSSVRKKIDLLSADEFRNYLNANQNTIGDWDDGGASTDWQDEIFRTALSHSHNFALIGGGEKTNYRASLNYTNQEGIIISSGLEKIVGRINVNHKTLNDRLSVGVNLTNAMLTNDNSANTESAKGDLTGGVIRDALRYNPTFPVKNSEGEYTFRSVFNQNPVEQAEMIDDDTETFRSLGNVTIDYKITNDLSFNGNAGFTKEFVERMYYAPKASKIGEPFGGRASHETRNNISKLLETNLKYNKQFKEKHTIDALLGYSYQDFNYRGTFVRTEKFISDATSYNNLDGGLVYEQPSSYRSGNRLISFYGRLNYNYDNRYLITGSLRRDGSSRFGDNNKWGLFPSAALAWRIIEEDFMSSLENVSNLKLRLGYGVTGNQEIGNYLSLPTLSAGTDKYIFGGQVVTAVGPDQYYNPDLKWETTAQVNLGLDFGFWDNKLSGTIDLYKKTTTDLLLRFNVPQPAVVNTTVANVGEVQNKGFELELNGLLVNTDKVRWNWNANISRNVNEVKSLSNETWKTERIFTQTIPAPGFTGVQAQIIEPGESMGSFYGYEYIGIDENGVQQYEDLNNDGQILPKDDRKIIGNYNPDFIYGFGSTLKYGRFNFDASFRGAYGMDVLNATGMDIESVSKLPGFNTTHNAIEEGLAYGEATIYSSKWVQDASFLRLENLTVGYDIDVNRIEWINKASIYLTGQNLFVLTKYDGYDPELSNGLDMTNYPRPRNILLGVRVSF, encoded by the coding sequence ATGAAACTAACTATACTGATAATTTTTGTTTCTCTTGTTAGTGTTTCTGCCTCCACGTATTCGCAAAGCACAAAGTTTACTGTTAATGCAAAAGATGCATCAATTCTTGAAATTTTTGAAGATATTGAAGTTCAGAGTGAATTTGTGTTCGTATATCAAAATGAGACATTAGATAACAACAACAGGTACAACATCGATTTAAAAAACTTGACCGTTGATGAGATTCTTGAGATTTTACTAAAGGATTCAGGTACAACTTATGAAATCAATGATCGGCAGGTAATCATTACGACCAAAGATAGTATTCCGGCAAAAAGAAGCAACCCGGATTCAGGAAAAGGAGATGTCGATCAGCCCAAAAGACTAACGGGGACAGTCGCAAATAAAGATGGTGAACCGATTCCTGGTGTAACAGTTTTTATCAAAGGAACAACGCAAGGAACAATTACCGATCTGGATGGAAATTTTTCAATTGCAGATGTACCTGAAGATGCGATACTCTCAGTTTCATTTATTGGGCTGAAGTCTCAGGAGATTTCAGTTGCCGGAAAGAATAACTTCAAGATAACCATGCAAGAAGATACAGTTGGCATTGAAGAAGTTGTGGCAATTGGTTATGGTGTTATAAAAAAGTCTGATTTAACAGGCTCAACAACATCTGTTAATGCTGATGATTTCAATAATGGGGCAATTATGGCTCCTGAACAGTTGATGCAAGGTAAAGTATCAGGCGTAAACATCACATTAAACAGTGGTGAACCGGGTGCAAACTCTGTTGTGCGTATCCGTGGTGGCACCTCCATTACGGCAGGTAATGATCCGTTGTATGTAATTGATGGTTTCCCTGTGGCGTTTTCAAGTGCGAGTTTTGAAAAAGCCGACGAAGATAGGATGCCATCATTAGCGAGCAATCCACTTAATATGATTAATCCTTCTGATATTAAGTCGATCGACATTTTAAAAGATGCTTCGGCCACTGCTATTTATGGCTCTCGCGGAGCAAATGGTGTGATTTTAATTACGACTAAAAGCGGACAAAAAGGGAAAAGTCGTATTGAGTATGATTCGTATGTATCGGTTTCTTCAGTTCGTAAAAAGATTGATTTACTTAGTGCTGACGAGTTTCGGAATTATCTGAATGCGAATCAAAATACGATTGGCGATTGGGACGATGGTGGTGCAAGTACCGATTGGCAAGACGAAATTTTCAGAACAGCACTTTCTCATTCTCATAATTTTGCCTTGATTGGGGGAGGTGAAAAGACAAATTACCGTGCTTCTTTAAATTATACCAATCAGGAAGGAATCATTATTTCTTCCGGGCTGGAAAAGATTGTTGGAAGAATCAACGTCAATCATAAAACATTAAATGATCGACTTTCTGTTGGTGTTAACCTGACCAATGCAATGCTCACCAATGATAATTCAGCAAATACAGAATCAGCCAAAGGTGATTTAACTGGTGGCGTAATTCGTGACGCATTACGTTATAATCCAACCTTTCCTGTAAAAAATAGCGAAGGAGAATACACTTTCCGTTCTGTTTTTAATCAAAACCCGGTAGAACAAGCCGAGATGATTGATGATGACACGGAAACTTTCCGTTCATTAGGCAATGTGACAATAGACTATAAAATCACGAATGATTTAAGTTTCAATGGAAATGCTGGTTTTACTAAAGAGTTTGTTGAACGAATGTATTATGCTCCAAAGGCCAGTAAAATTGGTGAACCATTTGGAGGACGAGCTTCACATGAAACACGAAATAATATCTCAAAATTATTGGAAACCAACCTTAAATATAATAAGCAATTTAAGGAAAAACACACAATCGATGCATTGCTGGGATATTCGTATCAGGATTTTAATTACCGAGGAACTTTCGTTCGTACGGAAAAGTTTATTTCAGATGCAACTTCGTATAATAATTTGGATGGAGGCTTGGTTTACGAACAACCAAGTAGTTATCGGTCGGGTAACCGCCTGATTTCATTTTATGGAAGATTAAACTACAACTACGATAACCGTTACCTTATAACAGGATCATTAAGAAGAGATGGTTCTTCGCGTTTTGGTGACAACAATAAATGGGGACTTTTCCCTTCGGCAGCACTTGCATGGAGAATTATTGAGGAAGATTTTATGAGTTCGTTGGAAAATGTGAGTAACTTGAAATTGAGATTAGGATATGGTGTTACTGGAAACCAGGAAATAGGAAATTACCTGTCGTTGCCTACATTAAGCGCCGGAACCGATAAATATATTTTCGGAGGTCAAGTGGTTACTGCCGTTGGGCCTGATCAGTATTACAACCCCGATTTAAAATGGGAAACAACAGCCCAGGTAAACCTTGGTCTTGACTTTGGATTTTGGGATAACAAATTGAGTGGTACTATTGATCTTTATAAAAAGACAACCACCGACCTGTTGTTACGATTTAACGTTCCGCAACCTGCCGTAGTAAACACAACTGTTGCTAATGTTGGCGAAGTGCAGAATAAAGGATTTGAACTGGAATTAAACGGACTTTTGGTGAATACCGATAAGGTTCGCTGGAACTGGAATGCGAATATCAGTCGAAATGTAAATGAAGTGAAGAGTCTTTCAAATGAAACATGGAAAACCGAACGCATTTTTACACAAACAATTCCGGCGCCGGGCTTCACTGGTGTGCAAGCACAGATTATTGAGCCTGGAGAGTCAATGGGGAGCTTTTACGGTTATGAGTACATTGGTATTGACGAAAATGGGGTGCAGCAATACGAAGATTTAAATAATGATGGACAAATCTTGCCTAAAGACGATCGCAAAATAATCGGAAATTACAATCCTGATTTTATTTATGGTTTTGGCTCAACATTGAAATATGGGAGGTTTAACTTTGACGCATCTTTTAGAGGGGCATATGGAATGGATGTTTTGAATGCCACAGGAATGGATATTGAAAGTGTTTCGAAATTGCCTGGTTTTAATACCACTCATAATGCTATAGAAGAAGGTTTAGCTTATGGCGAAGCCACTATATATTCAAGTAAGTGGGTTCAGGATGCATCTTTCTTGCGCCTTGAAAACTTAACTGTTGGCTATGATATTGATGTTAATCGGATTGAATGGATTAATAAAGCAAGCATTTACCTTACCGGGCAAAATTTATTCGTTTTAACGAAATACGATGGATATGATCCTGAGTTGAGTAACGGATTGGATATGACAAATTATCCGCGCCCTCGGAATATCTTGTTGGGTGTTCGGGTATCATTTTAA
- a CDS encoding RagB/SusD family nutrient uptake outer membrane protein, with translation MKKIKIILSVFVLFIGSACTDLDETLYDRLGAGNFFQNEEEIKAGLANVYYRLMASHNWLFAWQLQEVTTDHGEVPTRNNGGWYDGGKYITATTHTWDATQETVNNVYSGLYWTIAATNTFIETIQVAQKDIDGLEPIEAEVRAIRAWSYYELCDYYGNVPLVTVSKLDQQNLPTNSTRLAVFNFIEEELLAAAEVLPSVNDVSRSDYYPRISKETVWAMLARLYLNAKVYSGTARWEDCIDICDKIISSEAFQLTPSIWDSFVPENEDSPEIIFGISYSNKDITNGSTGSNYINQLGLHPLLQQKYDLPFTPWGGPRVGGDHYKIYDDADFRKSLILSGKQYSSSGEFLFEILPLEHMNNAHPDEGLISVKYVPDPEQIGVSGRNDLVMIRYAEILLNKAEAILRLGGSESDAVDLVNEVRERNFTPYVPLTSITLDEILEERSREFLWECNYRTDLIRYNKFLSNTYKFKPEPTTESFRTVFPIPQSELESNPNLVQNPGY, from the coding sequence ATGAAAAAAATAAAAATAATATTATCCGTTTTCGTATTGTTTATTGGTTCGGCTTGCACCGATCTTGACGAGACTTTATATGATCGTTTGGGTGCAGGCAACTTCTTTCAAAATGAAGAAGAAATAAAGGCAGGTTTGGCCAATGTGTATTACCGTTTAATGGCCTCGCATAACTGGCTGTTTGCTTGGCAATTGCAGGAAGTTACGACTGATCACGGCGAAGTTCCGACACGGAATAATGGTGGTTGGTACGACGGAGGAAAATACATCACCGCAACTACACATACCTGGGACGCCACGCAAGAAACAGTTAATAACGTATATAGTGGATTGTATTGGACAATTGCAGCAACAAATACATTTATAGAAACCATTCAGGTAGCTCAAAAAGATATCGACGGATTGGAACCAATTGAAGCAGAAGTGAGGGCAATTAGAGCTTGGAGTTATTATGAACTTTGCGACTATTATGGCAATGTACCTTTAGTCACTGTTTCGAAACTGGATCAGCAAAATCTACCAACCAACAGCACACGTTTGGCCGTGTTTAATTTTATTGAGGAAGAGTTGCTTGCAGCTGCCGAAGTCCTGCCATCTGTGAATGATGTGAGTCGTTCAGATTATTATCCACGTATTTCAAAAGAAACGGTTTGGGCGATGCTGGCTCGCTTGTATTTAAATGCAAAAGTTTACTCCGGTACAGCACGTTGGGAAGATTGTATTGATATTTGTGATAAAATTATTAGTTCAGAAGCTTTTCAACTGACACCAAGTATTTGGGATAGTTTTGTCCCCGAGAATGAAGATTCTCCTGAAATTATTTTCGGTATCTCTTATAGCAATAAAGATATTACAAATGGTTCAACAGGAAGTAACTACATTAATCAATTAGGTCTACATCCGCTATTGCAGCAAAAATACGACTTGCCTTTTACACCATGGGGAGGTCCGCGGGTAGGAGGAGATCATTACAAAATTTATGATGATGCTGATTTCCGAAAATCACTTATTTTGTCAGGAAAACAATATTCTTCCAGTGGCGAATTCTTATTCGAAATTCTTCCTTTGGAACATATGAACAATGCTCATCCAGACGAAGGCCTTATTAGTGTGAAATATGTTCCCGATCCGGAACAAATTGGCGTTTCTGGGCGGAATGACTTGGTGATGATCCGATATGCCGAAATTCTTTTAAATAAAGCTGAGGCAATATTACGTTTAGGGGGAAGTGAGAGTGATGCCGTTGATCTTGTTAACGAGGTGAGAGAAAGAAACTTTACACCATATGTTCCATTAACATCGATTACTCTTGATGAAATTTTAGAGGAAAGATCGCGCGAGTTTTTGTGGGAATGTAACTATCGCACCGATTTAATTCGTTATAACAAATTCTTGAGTAACACGTATAAATTTAAACCCGAACCAACTACAGAATCTTTTCGGACTGTCTTCCCGATACCGCAAAGCGAGTTGGAGTCAAATCCAAACCTGGTTCAGAATCCAGGATATTAA